From one Triticum aestivum cultivar Chinese Spring chromosome 4B, IWGSC CS RefSeq v2.1, whole genome shotgun sequence genomic stretch:
- the LOC123093439 gene encoding transport inhibitor response 1-like protein, protein MSEEDEDQAGAPPKRPRAASPPPPPPPPDQVLDNVLETVLQFLRAPGDRGAASLVCRSWHRAESATRASLAVRNILAASPARAARRFPNAHHILLKGRPRFADFNLLPPGWAASAFRPWVAALAAAAFPALRSLSLKRITVTDDDLDLLARSLPPSFRELSLLLCDGFSSRGLASLASHCRGLRVLDVVDCELNEEEDDEVSDWVAAFPRGHTDLESLSFECFTPQVPFAALEALVARSPRLRRLRVNQHVSLGQLRRLMALTPRLTHLGTGSFRPGDGAEDEGLDFGQMLTAFASAGRANSLVSLSGFRDLAPEYLPTIATVAANLTSMDLSYAPVNPDQVLLFIGQCRSLETLWVLDSVRDEGLQAVAMCCKKLQVLRVLPLDAHEDADELVSEVGLTAISEGCRDLRSILYFCQRMTNAAVISMSHNCPEMKVFRLCIMGRHRPDHVTGEPMDEGFGAIVRNCSKLTRLSTSGHLTDRAFEYIGKYGSSLRTLSVAFAGDSDLALQHILQGCSKLEKLEIRDCPFGDAGLLSGMHHFYNMRFVWMSGCSLTLQGCQEVARQLPRMVVELINSQPEIEKTDGVDILYMYRSLEGPREDVPPFVKIL, encoded by the exons ATGTCCGAGGAGGACGAGGACCAGGCGGGGGCGCCGCCCAAGCGGCCGCGCGCggcgtcgccgcctccgccgccgccgccgcccgaccagGTGCTCGACAACGTGCTCGAGACGGTGCTCCAGTTCCTCAGGGCCCCGGGCGACCGTGGCGCGGCCTCCCTCGTCTGCCGCTCCTGGCACCGCGCCGagtccgccacccgcgcctccctcGCCGTCCGCAACATCCTCGCCGCCTCCCCGGCCCGCGCTGCGCGCCGCTTCCCCAACGCGCACCACATCCTCCTCAAGGGCCGCCCCCGCTTCGCCGACTTCAACCTGCTGCCCCCCGGCTGGGCCGCCTCCGCCTTCCGCCCCTgggtcgccgccctcgccgccgccgccttccccgcgctcCGCTCCCTCTCCCTCAAGCGCATCACCGTCACcgacgacgacctcgacctcctcgCCCGCTCCCTCCCGCCCTCCTTCCGCgagctctccctcctcctctgcgACGGCTTCTCCTCccgcggcctcgcctccctcgcctcccaTTGCAG AGGGCTGCGTGTGCTCGACGTGGTGGACTGCGAGCtcaacgaggaggaggacgacgaggtgtcGGACTGGGTGGCGGCGTTCCCGCGGGGGCACACCGACCTGGAGTCCCTCTCCTTCGAGTGCTTCACCCCGCAGGTACCGTTCGCCGCGCTCGAGGCTCTCGTGGCGCGCTCGCCGCGCCTCCGTCGCCTGCGCGTCAACCAGCACGTCTCGCTCGGTCAGCTGCGCCGGCTCATGGCGCTCACGCCCCGCCTCACGCACCTCGGCACGGGCTCGTTCCGGCCGGGggacggcgccgaggacgagggGCTCGACTTCGGCCAGATGCTGACCGCCTTCGCGTCGGCCGGCCGGGCCAACTCGCTGGTCTCGCTCTCCGGCTTCCGTGATCTCGCGCCGGAGTACCTGCCGACCATTGCCACGGTCGCTGCCAACTTAACCAGCATGGACCTGAGCTACGCCCCTGTCAACCCCGACCAAGTCCTGCTCTTCATCGGGCAATGCCGCAGCCTTGAGACGCTATGG GTGCTCGACTCAGTGCGCGACGAGGGGCTCCAAGCCGTGGCGATGTGCTGCAAGAAGCTCCAGGTTCTCCGCGTGCTCCCATTGGACGCGCACGAGGACGCAGATGAGCTGGTGTCGGAGGTCGGGCTCACCGCCATCTCCGAGGGCTGCCGTGACCTTCGGTCCATTCTCTACTTCTGCCAGAGGATGACCAACGCCGCCGTCATCTCCATGTCGCACAACTGCCCCGAGATGAAGGTGTTCCGGCTATGCATAATGGGGAGGCACCGGCCTGACCACGTGACGGGGGAGCCGATGGACGAAGGGTTCGGCGCCATTGTCCGCAACTGCAGCAAGCTCACCAGGCTCTCCACGTCCGGGCACCTGACGGATCGAGCGTTCGAGTACATTGGCAAGTACGGCAGCTCCTTGCGGACGCTCTCCGTGGCGTTCGCCGGGGACAGTGATCTGGCGCTGCAGCACATCCTCCAGGGCTGCTCCAAGCTGGAGAAGCTCGAGATAAGGGACTGCCCGTTCGGCGACGCCGGCCTCCTCTCCGGCATGCACCATTTCTACAACATGCGGTTCGTCTGGATGTCGGGCTGCAGCCTGACGCTGCAAGGCTGCCAGGAGGTGGCGCGGCAGCTCCCACGGATGGTGGTGGAGCTGATAAACAGCCAGCCTGAGATCGAGAAGACAGACGGCGTCGACATCCTATACATGTATCGATCACTGGAGGGGCCAAGGGAGGATGTTCCACCATTTGTGAAGATCCTGTAA